From Loxodonta africana isolate mLoxAfr1 chromosome 2, mLoxAfr1.hap2, whole genome shotgun sequence, the proteins below share one genomic window:
- the GPX3 gene encoding glutathione peroxidase 3 yields the protein MARLLRASCLLSLLLAGFVPPSWGQEKSKTDCHGGMSGTIYEYGALTIDGEEYIPFKQYAGKYILFVNVASYUGLTGQYIELNALQEELAPFGLVILGFPCNQFGKQEPGENSEILASLKYVRPGGGFVPNFQLFEKGDVNGEKEQKFYTFLKNSCPPTSELMGSPGRLFWDPMKVHDIRWNFEKFLVGPDGLPVMRWYHRTTVNTVKIDILNYMRRQVALGAKK from the exons ATGGCCCGGCTGCTGCGGGCATCCTGCCTTCTCTCCCTGCTCCTGGCTGGCTTCGTCCCGCCGAGCTGGGGTCAGGAGAAGTCGAAG ACTGACTGTCATGGCGGCATGAGCGGCACCATCTATGAGTACGGAGCCCTCACCATTGATGGGGAGGAGTACATCCCCTTTAAGCAGTATGCTGGCAAATACATCCTCTTTGTCAACGTGGCCAGCTACTGAGGCCTGACAGGCCAGTACATTG AACTGAATGCACTACAGGAAGAGCTTGCACCATTTGGTCTGGTCATTCTGGGCTTCCCTTgcaaccaatttggaaaacagGAACCAGGAGAGAACTCCGAGATCCTAGCCTCCCTCAA ATATGTCCGCCCAGGTGGAGGCTTTGTCCCCAACTTCCAGCTCTTCGAGAAAGGGGATGTGAACGGGGAGAAAGAGCAGAAGTTCTACACTTTCCTGAAG AACTCCTGTCCACCCACCTCAGAGCTCATGGGCTCACCTGGCCGCCTTTTCTGGGATCCCATGAAGGTCCATGACATCCGCTGGAACTTTGAGAAGTTCCTGGTGGGGCCAGATGGTCTGCCTGTCATGCGCTGGTACCACCGGACCACAGTCAACACCGTCAAGATAGACATCCTGAACTACATGAGGCGGCAGGTGGCCCTGGGGGCCAAGAAGTAA